In one Musa acuminata AAA Group cultivar baxijiao chromosome BXJ2-5, Cavendish_Baxijiao_AAA, whole genome shotgun sequence genomic region, the following are encoded:
- the LOC135613221 gene encoding polygalacturonase-like yields the protein MVMQVKGQLLASTHLEAYTQNWLDFQYINGLVISGGGIFHGQGASAWPYNQCPKTQKCKLLPANLVFSFVTNATISSISSIDSKLFHMQIFQSRDITLDSIKITAPGDSPNTDGIHIADSTNIQVTNSVIGTGDDCISIGPGCTNLTIFNVICGPGHGISIGSLGKNANEKDVTGLTVRQCTLTGTSNGLRIKTWPSSPSSLKATGFVFEDIIMNNVYNPIIIDQNYCPYVNCPETDPSLVKIKDIKFRNITGTSASPEAIKLVCSKAVPCEGVELNDISLKCNGDDEQAKNMTSTCVHVYGSSNGNVKPDSCI from the exons atggtgatgcaagtgaaagggcagctattggcatccacccatctcgaagcTTACACACAAAACTGGCTCGATTTCCAGTACATTAATGGATTGGTAATCTCAGGTGGTGGAATATTTCATggacaaggagcttctgcatggccttacAACCAATGCCCCAAGACACAAAAATGCAAACTCCTACCCGCG AACTTGGTGTTCAGTTTCGTGACGAATGCAACCATCAGTAGCATTTCTTCTATCGACAGCAAGTTATTCCACATGCAAATCTTTCAATCAAGAGACATCACCCTTGATTCCATCAAAATCACTGCTCCCGGAGACAGCCCTAACACTGATGGCATCCACATAGCCGACTCCACCAATATCCAGGTTACCAACTCGGTCATCGGCACCGGTGATGACTGCATCTCCATCGGCCCAGGTTGcaccaatttgaccatctttaatGTTATATGCGGTCCCGGCCACGGCATCAGCATCGGAAGTCTCGGCAAAAATGCCAATGAGAAAGATGTCACTGGGTTGACGGTGAGGCAATGCACTCTTACCGGTACAAGTAATggattgaggatcaagacatGGCCATCTTCTCCATCCAGTTTGAAGGCCACCGGTTTTGTCTTCGAAgacatcatcatgaataatgtcTACAATCCCATCATCATAGATCAGAACTATTGCCCCTATGTTAATTGTCCCGAAACG GATCCTTCTCTGGTTAAGATCAAGGACATCAAATTCAGAAACATCACGGGGACCTCTGCCTCGCCAGAAGCTATAAAACTAGTGTGTAGCAAGGCTGTTCCATGTGAGGGCGTGGAGCTCAACGACATCAGCTTGAAGTGCAATGGCGACGACGAGCAAGCCAAAAATATGACGTCTACTTGCGTTCATGTCTATGGTAGCTCCAATGGCAATGTGAAACCAGACTCCTGTATCTAG